In Lautropia mirabilis, one DNA window encodes the following:
- the fliM gene encoding flagellar motor switch protein FliM produces MSEQYLSQDEIDALLDAPEGSATDAPADAAPGAEAVGDSGADTAAAKVAADDRSAPQPYDLARQERIIRGRMPALELIHERFARSLGLAMFTFMQRNPEITHSDPVVGRYSDFLGTIQLPASINIMQTRPLAGSALLVLDGQLVSTIVDLMFGGTGRPMRKSEGREFSMTEQRLIKKLIDLSSSEYGRAWESIHPMELVFTRSESQPQFANIAIPAEMVVSTTFTLDFNGQSGTIQICIPYSVLEPIRDTLSSSLNTNSGEEKRSWLGQMSKEIKPAGVELVAELTTATLTLGELMKLRTGDVIEIETGPGAMLKIGQVPIFNGRYGEHNGRYAVRIDTVHSYTDSHQD; encoded by the coding sequence ATGAGCGAGCAGTACCTGTCGCAGGACGAGATCGACGCGCTGCTGGATGCGCCCGAAGGCAGCGCCACGGATGCGCCTGCCGACGCAGCGCCCGGGGCGGAGGCCGTCGGCGACAGCGGGGCAGACACCGCCGCAGCCAAGGTGGCGGCCGACGATCGTTCTGCCCCTCAGCCCTACGACCTGGCCCGCCAGGAGCGGATCATCCGGGGGCGGATGCCGGCGCTGGAACTGATCCACGAGCGCTTTGCGCGCAGTCTGGGGCTGGCGATGTTCACCTTCATGCAGCGCAACCCGGAAATCACCCACTCTGATCCGGTCGTGGGTCGCTACAGCGACTTTCTGGGCACGATCCAGCTGCCAGCCAGCATCAACATCATGCAGACCCGGCCGCTGGCCGGCTCTGCCCTGCTGGTTCTGGACGGACAGCTGGTGAGCACGATCGTGGACCTGATGTTCGGGGGCACGGGCCGTCCGATGCGCAAGAGCGAGGGGCGCGAGTTCTCGATGACGGAACAGCGTCTGATCAAGAAGCTGATCGATCTGAGCAGCAGCGAGTACGGGCGCGCATGGGAAAGCATCCACCCGATGGAGCTGGTGTTCACGCGGTCTGAAAGCCAGCCGCAGTTTGCCAACATTGCCATTCCGGCCGAGATGGTGGTGAGCACCACGTTCACGCTGGATTTCAACGGCCAGTCGGGCACGATCCAGATCTGCATTCCCTATTCCGTTCTGGAGCCGATCCGCGACACGCTGTCATCGTCGCTGAACACGAACAGTGGCGAGGAAAAGCGCAGCTGGCTGGGCCAGATGTCGAAGGAGATCAAGCCTGCCGGGGTGGAGCTTGTGGCCGAGCTGACGACGGCGACACTGACGCTGGGCGAGCTTATGAAGCTGCGCACCGGCGACGTGATCGAGATCGAGACCGGCCCGGGCGCCATGCTGAAGATTGGCCAGGTTCCGATTTTCAATGGTCGTTATGGCGAGCACAACGGCCGTTATGCGGTGCGCATCGACACCGTGCATTCCTATACCGATTCCCACCAGGATTGA
- a CDS encoding GGDEF domain-containing protein, whose translation METESERRRNVSLAKATLLHLSQQRLSPTPENYAIAWKEVEQQFEPATIPMVRPGRRFPDGIVESYEDSELASARRLAERRQRLIVSLTALLDTICDVVPILAGEEAWIIEQFSAIRRAIGAEPEGVDRGELEQVRQNVRHNLKEHGNLLTMRRTALAELKQLLTQWVGNLSELMDSSASYSESLDGFVERIEGVSDIDDLAQVLGDIVGRTVAMRGHLAQTRTEFEQTCRRADDLERSVSELSNELNETRGLEMTDQVTAMLNRRGLGVAYQELLAECTLKQKPLAVVLLDLDHFHSLNDAQGAHAGDEALHYFAAAIRGQLRPSDRCSRYDGDEFVLLLPGVSAETALDILKRLQRVVVERTLVYNEGEINLSFSAGVAVAEPGMPLEEVVHRADDALYEAKLAGRNRVCAYKGTSSGQRQPATA comes from the coding sequence TTGGAGACTGAAAGCGAACGCAGGCGGAACGTCAGTCTGGCCAAGGCCACCCTCCTGCATCTGTCGCAGCAGCGCCTGTCGCCCACGCCCGAGAACTACGCCATCGCCTGGAAAGAGGTCGAGCAGCAGTTCGAGCCTGCCACCATCCCGATGGTCCGCCCCGGCCGGCGCTTCCCGGACGGCATTGTCGAATCCTACGAAGACAGCGAACTGGCCAGCGCCCGTCGTCTGGCCGAACGCCGTCAGCGCCTCATCGTCTCGCTGACTGCGCTGCTGGACACCATCTGCGACGTGGTACCCATCCTGGCCGGGGAAGAAGCCTGGATCATCGAGCAGTTCTCGGCCATCCGTCGTGCCATCGGGGCAGAGCCCGAAGGTGTCGACCGGGGTGAGCTGGAGCAGGTGAGACAGAACGTGCGGCACAACCTGAAGGAGCATGGCAACCTGCTGACCATGCGCCGGACGGCACTGGCCGAACTGAAACAGCTGCTCACACAGTGGGTCGGCAATCTGTCCGAGCTGATGGATTCCAGCGCTTCCTATTCCGAGTCGCTCGACGGCTTTGTTGAGCGCATCGAGGGCGTGTCCGACATCGATGACCTGGCGCAGGTGCTGGGGGACATCGTGGGGCGCACCGTGGCCATGCGGGGGCACCTGGCCCAGACCCGCACCGAATTCGAGCAGACCTGCCGGCGTGCCGACGATCTGGAGCGCAGTGTCAGCGAACTGTCGAACGAACTGAACGAGACCCGGGGCCTCGAGATGACCGACCAGGTGACGGCCATGCTCAATCGCCGGGGGCTGGGGGTGGCCTACCAGGAGCTGCTGGCCGAATGCACGCTGAAGCAGAAGCCGCTGGCCGTGGTGCTGCTGGATCTGGACCACTTCCACTCGCTCAACGATGCCCAGGGGGCTCATGCAGGAGACGAAGCGCTTCACTACTTCGCCGCCGCCATCCGCGGACAGCTGCGTCCCAGCGACCGCTGCAGCCGCTATGACGGCGACGAGTTCGTTCTGCTGCTGCCGGGCGTTTCCGCCGAGACGGCGCTGGACATCCTCAAGCGTCTTCAGCGTGTCGTGGTCGAGCGCACGCTCGTCTACAATGAAGGCGAAATCAACCTCAGCTTCTCGGCCGGTGTGGCCGTGGCCGAGCCCGGCATGCCGCTGGAAGAGGTCGTGCATCGTGCCGACGACGCCCTCTACGAAGCCAAGCTGGCGGGCCGCAATCGCGTCTGCGCCTACAAGGGAACATCATCCGGGCAACGGCAGCCGGCCACGGCCTGA
- the fliR gene encoding flagellar biosynthetic protein FliR yields the protein MITFDEAQILGWLSALLMPLFRLLGLFSSAPLLSSRNIPVRYRVTAALSLAVLAAPLVHGKTPSFDDPAFFVLMASEVMIGLAIGLVCRMLLASVEMAGEIIGLQMGFSFAAFFDPSTGSNSNAIGRLFNTMSLTSFAVINGPLLLVAATMNSLERMPANMGTQQFLGRLDIGAVISQVFELGLLMALPYMALLLFVNLSLGLISRVAPQLNVFAIGFPITIGSGLMLLTLGMPMLYAPLAQMHQAIFSLLGF from the coding sequence ATGATCACCTTTGACGAAGCGCAGATTCTGGGCTGGCTGTCGGCACTGCTGATGCCGCTCTTCCGGCTGCTGGGGCTGTTCAGCTCGGCGCCGCTGCTGTCGTCACGCAACATTCCCGTGCGCTACCGCGTGACGGCTGCGCTGTCACTGGCCGTGCTGGCGGCACCGCTGGTGCATGGCAAGACCCCTTCCTTCGATGATCCAGCCTTCTTCGTGCTGATGGCCAGCGAGGTGATGATCGGGCTGGCCATCGGGCTGGTGTGCCGCATGCTGCTGGCCTCGGTGGAAATGGCTGGCGAGATCATCGGCCTGCAGATGGGTTTCTCGTTTGCGGCCTTCTTCGATCCCAGCACGGGCAGCAACTCCAATGCCATCGGCCGATTGTTCAACACGATGTCGCTGACGAGCTTTGCCGTGATCAACGGCCCCCTGCTGCTGGTGGCTGCCACCATGAACAGCCTGGAACGGATGCCGGCCAACATGGGCACGCAGCAGTTCCTGGGGCGGCTGGACATCGGTGCGGTCATCAGCCAGGTGTTCGAGCTGGGGCTGTTGATGGCCCTGCCCTACATGGCGCTCCTGCTGTTCGTGAACCTGAGCCTGGGCCTGATCTCGCGCGTGGCACCTCAGCTGAACGTGTTTGCCATCGGCTTCCCGATCACGATCGGATCCGGCCTGATGCTGCTGACGCTGGGCATGCCGATGCTGTATGCGCCGCTGGCGCAGATGCACCAGGCCATCTTCTCGCTGCTGGGGTTCTGA
- the fliP gene encoding flagellar type III secretion system pore protein FliP (The bacterial flagellar biogenesis protein FliP forms a type III secretion system (T3SS)-type pore required for flagellar assembly.), giving the protein MKPRMLWGALLAGAPLDVWAQATLSLQSTAAADGGTTWSVPVQTLLFFSALSFIPAVLLLMTSFTRIIIVLSLLRQALGLQASPPNQVLVGISLFLTAFIMSPTLDRIYTEAYQPLAEKRIDFETALQKGSVPLRDFMLKQTRASDLELFARLARVKAPDDKPLSAQDMPFKAIVPAFVISELKTAFQIGFMIFIPFILIDLICASVLMSLGMMMVSPVLVALPFKLVLFVLADGWNLLVGSLVASFAT; this is encoded by the coding sequence ATGAAGCCACGAATGCTGTGGGGCGCGCTACTGGCTGGCGCGCCGCTGGACGTATGGGCCCAGGCCACGTTGAGTCTGCAGAGCACGGCTGCTGCCGATGGCGGCACCACGTGGTCGGTTCCGGTACAGACGCTGCTGTTCTTCTCGGCACTGTCGTTCATTCCGGCCGTGCTGCTGCTGATGACGAGCTTCACGCGGATCATCATCGTGCTGTCGCTGCTTCGCCAGGCGCTGGGTCTTCAGGCTTCGCCGCCCAATCAGGTGCTGGTGGGCATCTCGCTGTTCCTGACGGCATTCATCATGTCGCCGACGCTGGACCGCATCTACACGGAAGCGTATCAACCCCTGGCCGAGAAGCGCATCGATTTCGAGACGGCCCTGCAGAAGGGTAGCGTGCCGCTGCGCGACTTCATGCTGAAGCAGACGCGTGCCTCGGACCTGGAGCTTTTTGCTCGTCTTGCGCGGGTGAAGGCTCCGGACGACAAGCCGCTGTCGGCGCAGGACATGCCGTTCAAGGCCATCGTGCCGGCCTTCGTGATCAGCGAGCTGAAGACGGCCTTCCAGATCGGCTTCATGATCTTCATTCCGTTCATCCTGATCGACCTGATCTGCGCCAGCGTGCTGATGTCGCTGGGCATGATGATGGTGTCGCCCGTGCTGGTGGCCCTGCCCTTCAAGCTGGTGCTGTTCGTGCTGGCTGACGGCTGGAACCTGCTGGTGGGCTCCCTGGTAGCGAGCTTTGCGACATGA
- a CDS encoding flagellar basal body-associated FliL family protein — translation MSGNTSEKAEEGKKKGGKGLLIGILAVVLAGGGGAGWFFLKPPHDPDAEKLALYKPSPEPVFVTLEPFTVNLADEGGDRMAQVAVVLQMQNAYAESELKKVMPVVRSKLLKLLSSQKSEQLLTEKGKEALAEAIKQRTIEAIHWDKSSAPAQGAEHKDAAAAAPAGKPLIMVPDSVVAVHFNQMLVQ, via the coding sequence ATGTCAGGCAATACGAGCGAGAAAGCCGAAGAAGGCAAGAAGAAAGGTGGCAAGGGCCTGTTGATCGGCATCCTGGCCGTGGTGCTGGCGGGCGGCGGTGGTGCGGGATGGTTCTTCCTGAAGCCCCCGCATGATCCCGATGCCGAGAAACTGGCGCTGTACAAGCCCTCGCCCGAGCCGGTGTTCGTGACACTGGAGCCATTCACGGTGAACCTGGCCGATGAAGGCGGTGACCGCATGGCTCAGGTGGCCGTGGTCCTTCAGATGCAGAACGCCTACGCCGAGAGTGAACTGAAGAAGGTGATGCCGGTGGTACGCAGCAAGCTTCTGAAGCTGCTGTCATCGCAGAAATCCGAGCAGCTGCTGACCGAGAAGGGCAAGGAAGCCTTGGCCGAGGCCATCAAGCAGCGCACCATCGAGGCCATTCATTGGGACAAGTCCTCTGCCCCTGCCCAGGGTGCAGAGCACAAGGATGCTGCTGCGGCAGCACCGGCAGGCAAGCCGCTGATCATGGTTCCTGACTCGGTGGTTGCCGTGCATTTCAACCAGATGCTGGTGCAGTGA
- the hrpA gene encoding ATP-dependent RNA helicase HrpA: MNTPKAPSMPDSRVPAAIRSVIDALPVTEHRARIVEAIRNHRVVIVSGETGSGKTTQLPKFCLEAGQGVRNDRTRRGGLIGHTQPRRIAASSVATRIAEEMGTPLGTDVGYKIRFNEKVSPGTRIKLMTDGILLAESQRDRLLSAYDTLIIDEAHERSLNIDFLLGYLKQLIDGPRRDDLKLIITSATIDAARFAEHFGEPGRPAPVIEVSGRLYPVEVRYRPPEDMQAEDEDDETDLPSAIETAVRELWNEKPGDVLVFLPGEREIRETAEHLQRAVARGGAGRGQGGRSRADLLLASAEIVSLYARLPAADQQRVFNPGNAPRIVLATNVAETSLTVPRIRYVIDSGLARMLRYRIRGKVDQLLIEPVSRAAANQRAGRCGRVAEGVCIRLFGEDDFQNRPAFTDPEILRSSLASVILRMNALGLSEVSAFPFLDRPSPKAIADGYALLNELGAIDDRQRLTPIGRQLARLPVDPRLARMLLAGHRTGCLAEVLIITAALSVQDPRERPPTAQQAADQAHARFNVPQSDFLSWIRLWRYWQEQQAGRKQRGESHRALANRIGREFLSIRKLREWADVIGQLTELVRGLNWQINTDEAAPDVIHRALLTGLLGNVAHRLPEGPGWQGTHQQKFVLHPSSILNRRQPKAEGGKPAAPQNAKGARWLMAAELVDTGRLQARTAAAIRPEWVESAAGDLIQRSWSNPHWEKNSGKAMAHERGVLYGLVLYTARRVPYEKVDPAESRRLMIRDGLVTGEWPVDADFIRHNRKVIADVERLEHKIRRPDLLVDEESLAAWFDAQVPAGICNARDLQQWYREAVKADPGLLKLSREALLKKDADGVDEARFPRLLRMRGVDFTLSYHFEPGAADDGVTLTVPLHALNQVDADRCEWLVPGMLAQKVSLLFKSLPQRWRRHLLPLDGTAAEFLDSLSTGKASAGETDSAPAETGAGHRDIVIPSGTPLIDALLEFLRVKGGWRLAATDFRLENIPAHLQMNFRLVNEHGRVLAVSRHLSELQAAYGSQAQSAFQNEFSRIAAQMRGRAAKEPASSPKAGNASPGKASEGAPAGRAEGSRAAGADTVMRAGQRHTRWDFGTLPELLELQTTGGERLVGFPALLDKGDAVEITVYDDPAVAERHHRQGVVRLFALAMNEALKSLARDVKKNASLELGFNALPGSGGKSAPLAEQLAQAAIIRSFLQDGLPQDDAQFQKALADGRPRMLLTAQELARLLQSIVTEHGQIRRKLTGLRADRSALDDIEAQLAALFPPGFLHQVGYEHLQHYPRYLKAVVMRLDKLREDPARDKALQASMVPLLQRWRQWQRDIGMQLDREAESFRWMLEELRVSLFAQSLRTPMPVSVKRLTKVLDQRDGR, from the coding sequence GTGAATACCCCCAAAGCCCCGTCCATGCCCGATTCCCGGGTCCCCGCTGCCATCCGGTCCGTCATCGACGCCTTGCCCGTCACCGAGCACCGGGCCCGCATTGTCGAAGCCATCCGCAACCACCGCGTGGTCATCGTCTCCGGCGAGACCGGGTCGGGCAAGACCACCCAGCTGCCCAAGTTCTGCCTGGAGGCCGGCCAGGGCGTGCGCAACGACCGCACCCGCCGGGGCGGACTCATCGGCCATACCCAGCCGCGCCGCATTGCCGCCAGCAGTGTCGCCACCCGTATTGCCGAAGAAATGGGCACGCCGCTGGGCACCGATGTCGGCTACAAGATACGCTTCAACGAGAAGGTCTCGCCGGGCACCCGCATCAAGCTGATGACCGACGGCATCCTGCTGGCCGAAAGCCAGCGTGACCGCCTGCTCTCGGCCTACGACACCCTCATCATCGACGAGGCGCACGAGCGCAGTCTCAACATCGACTTCCTGCTGGGCTACCTCAAGCAGCTCATCGATGGCCCGCGCCGCGATGACCTCAAGCTCATCATCACCTCCGCCACCATCGACGCCGCCCGCTTTGCCGAGCACTTCGGTGAACCCGGACGGCCCGCACCCGTCATCGAGGTCTCGGGGCGCCTGTATCCGGTCGAGGTCCGCTATCGGCCGCCGGAAGACATGCAGGCCGAAGACGAGGACGACGAGACCGACCTGCCGTCGGCCATCGAGACCGCCGTGCGCGAGCTGTGGAACGAGAAGCCCGGCGACGTGCTGGTGTTCCTGCCCGGCGAGCGCGAGATCCGCGAGACGGCCGAGCACCTGCAGCGTGCCGTGGCGCGCGGCGGCGCAGGCCGGGGGCAGGGCGGCCGCAGCCGGGCCGATCTGCTGCTGGCCAGTGCCGAGATCGTGTCCCTCTATGCCCGTCTGCCTGCTGCCGACCAGCAGCGCGTCTTCAACCCCGGCAACGCCCCGCGCATCGTGCTGGCCACCAACGTGGCCGAGACCTCGCTGACGGTCCCGCGCATCCGCTACGTCATCGATTCGGGCCTGGCGCGCATGCTGCGCTACCGCATCCGCGGCAAGGTCGACCAGCTCCTCATCGAGCCCGTCTCGCGCGCCGCCGCCAACCAGCGTGCCGGACGCTGCGGCCGGGTGGCCGAAGGCGTCTGCATCCGCCTGTTTGGCGAAGACGACTTCCAGAACCGCCCCGCCTTCACCGACCCCGAGATCCTGCGCTCGTCGCTGGCCTCGGTCATTCTGCGCATGAACGCGCTGGGCCTGTCCGAAGTCTCGGCCTTCCCGTTCCTGGACCGGCCCTCGCCCAAGGCCATCGCTGATGGCTATGCCCTGCTCAACGAACTGGGCGCCATCGACGATCGCCAGCGGCTCACCCCCATCGGTCGCCAGCTGGCACGCCTGCCGGTCGACCCGCGCCTGGCACGCATGCTGCTGGCCGGCCATCGCACCGGCTGCCTGGCCGAGGTCCTGATCATCACGGCCGCCCTGTCCGTGCAGGACCCGCGTGAACGCCCACCCACGGCCCAGCAGGCAGCCGACCAGGCGCACGCCCGCTTCAACGTGCCGCAGTCCGACTTCCTGTCCTGGATCCGGCTGTGGCGCTACTGGCAGGAGCAGCAGGCCGGCCGCAAGCAGCGCGGCGAATCGCACCGTGCGCTGGCCAACCGCATCGGGCGTGAGTTCCTGTCCATCCGCAAACTGCGTGAATGGGCCGATGTCATCGGTCAGCTCACCGAGCTGGTGCGCGGACTCAATTGGCAGATCAACACCGACGAAGCCGCGCCTGACGTCATCCATCGCGCACTGCTCACCGGTCTGCTGGGCAACGTCGCCCACCGCCTGCCCGAAGGGCCGGGCTGGCAGGGCACGCACCAGCAGAAATTCGTGCTGCATCCGTCGTCCATCCTCAACCGTCGCCAGCCAAAGGCCGAGGGTGGAAAGCCTGCTGCCCCGCAGAATGCCAAGGGCGCCCGCTGGTTGATGGCGGCCGAACTGGTCGATACCGGCCGCCTGCAGGCGCGCACCGCCGCCGCCATCCGCCCGGAATGGGTCGAATCCGCTGCTGGCGACCTGATCCAGCGTTCGTGGAGCAACCCACACTGGGAAAAGAACAGTGGCAAGGCCATGGCACACGAGCGGGGCGTGCTCTACGGCCTCGTGCTCTACACCGCCCGGCGCGTGCCCTATGAAAAGGTCGATCCGGCCGAATCCCGACGACTGATGATCCGCGACGGCCTGGTCACCGGCGAATGGCCCGTCGATGCCGACTTCATCCGCCACAACCGCAAGGTCATCGCCGATGTCGAGCGGCTGGAGCACAAGATCCGCCGTCCCGACCTGCTGGTCGACGAGGAATCGCTGGCAGCCTGGTTCGACGCCCAGGTGCCCGCCGGGATCTGCAATGCCCGGGACCTGCAGCAGTGGTACCGCGAGGCTGTCAAGGCTGATCCTGGACTGCTGAAGCTCTCTCGTGAGGCACTGCTGAAGAAGGACGCCGACGGTGTGGACGAGGCGCGCTTTCCGCGCCTGCTGCGCATGCGGGGTGTCGACTTCACGCTGTCCTATCACTTCGAGCCCGGTGCGGCCGATGATGGCGTCACGCTCACCGTGCCGCTGCATGCGCTCAACCAGGTCGATGCCGATCGCTGCGAATGGCTGGTGCCCGGCATGCTGGCCCAGAAGGTCTCGCTGCTCTTCAAGTCGCTGCCACAGCGCTGGCGCCGCCACCTGCTGCCGCTCGATGGCACGGCCGCCGAATTCCTCGACAGCCTGAGCACCGGCAAGGCATCGGCCGGCGAAACCGATTCCGCGCCGGCGGAAACCGGAGCCGGCCACCGCGACATCGTCATCCCGTCCGGAACGCCGCTCATCGATGCGCTTCTGGAATTCCTGCGCGTCAAGGGCGGCTGGCGGCTGGCAGCCACCGATTTCCGGCTGGAGAACATTCCCGCCCACCTGCAGATGAACTTCCGGCTGGTCAATGAGCACGGCCGGGTGCTGGCCGTCTCGCGCCACCTGTCCGAGCTGCAGGCCGCCTATGGCTCGCAGGCCCAGTCCGCCTTCCAGAACGAGTTCTCGCGCATTGCCGCGCAGATGCGCGGGCGTGCTGCCAAGGAACCCGCGTCGTCCCCGAAGGCAGGCAATGCATCCCCCGGAAAGGCATCCGAGGGGGCACCGGCCGGCCGTGCCGAGGGCAGCAGGGCGGCTGGTGCCGACACCGTCATGCGTGCTGGCCAGCGCCACACCCGCTGGGACTTCGGAACGCTGCCCGAACTGCTGGAGCTGCAGACCACCGGTGGCGAGCGGCTGGTGGGCTTTCCGGCGCTGCTGGACAAGGGCGATGCCGTCGAGATCACCGTCTACGACGATCCGGCCGTGGCCGAGCGTCACCACCGACAGGGCGTAGTGCGGCTCTTTGCTCTCGCCATGAACGAGGCCCTGAAATCGCTGGCGCGCGACGTGAAGAAGAACGCCAGCCTGGAACTGGGCTTCAACGCGTTGCCGGGCAGCGGCGGCAAGTCCGCCCCGCTGGCCGAGCAGCTGGCGCAGGCCGCCATCATTCGTAGCTTCCTGCAGGATGGCCTGCCCCAGGATGACGCCCAGTTCCAGAAGGCGCTGGCTGACGGCCGGCCCCGCATGCTGCTCACCGCCCAGGAGCTGGCCCGCCTGCTTCAGTCCATCGTCACCGAACATGGCCAGATCCGCCGCAAGCTCACCGGCCTGCGTGCCGACCGGTCCGCGCTCGACGACATCGAGGCGCAGCTGGCCGCGCTGTTCCCACCGGGTTTCCTGCATCAGGTCGGCTACGAGCATCTCCAGCACTATCCGCGCTACCTGAAGGCCGTCGTCATGCGGCTGGACAAGCTGCGTGAAGATCCCGCCCGCGACAAGGCGCTGCAGGCCTCCATGGTGCCGCTGCTGCAACGCTGGCGTCAGTGGCAGCGCGACATCGGTATGCAGCTCGACCGTGAGGCCGAATCCTTCCGCTGGATGCTCGAAGAGCTGCGTGTCTCGCTGTTTGCCCAGAGCCTGCGAACGCCCATGCCGGTCTCGGTCAAGCGACTCACCAAGGTGCTGGATCAGCGGGACGGGCGCTGA
- the fliO gene encoding flagellar biosynthetic protein FliO, with translation MSAALTSFGVLLLVVLSIPLVLWLVKRLSQLPAGRANGLMSIAATLSVGPREQIAVVRVGERAMLVGITSQSIQLLTELDARDLPAPSDLPQAAPQGFGSLLAGLQKKNTP, from the coding sequence ATGTCTGCCGCACTCACCTCCTTCGGCGTGCTGCTGCTGGTGGTGCTGTCCATTCCGCTGGTGCTGTGGCTGGTGAAACGCCTTTCGCAGCTACCGGCCGGCCGCGCCAACGGCCTGATGTCGATTGCCGCCACGCTGTCGGTGGGTCCCCGCGAACAGATTGCGGTGGTGAGGGTGGGCGAACGGGCCATGCTGGTGGGCATCACCAGCCAGTCCATTCAGCTGCTGACCGAGCTGGATGCCAGGGACCTACCTGCACCATCCGACCTGCCCCAAGCGGCACCCCAGGGATTCGGCTCGCTGCTGGCGGGCCTGCAGAAGAAGAATACCCCATGA
- a CDS encoding pyrimidine dimer DNA glycosylase/endonuclease V gives MTRINLVDPSELCDQHLLAEHRELTRIPNAVARGRFNLVGQPADYKLGEGHVRFFFDKLAFLQRRYAALHEECLARGFRVQNIWPQDLPDTPSLWRDYQPTEQALALNRERITARMPAKARFTPGLAPR, from the coding sequence ATGACCCGCATCAATCTGGTCGATCCCTCGGAACTCTGCGATCAGCACCTCCTGGCCGAACACCGTGAGCTGACCCGCATCCCCAACGCGGTGGCCCGAGGGCGCTTCAACCTGGTCGGCCAACCTGCCGACTACAAGCTGGGAGAAGGGCACGTCCGTTTCTTCTTCGACAAGCTGGCCTTCCTGCAGCGACGTTATGCAGCCCTGCATGAAGAATGCCTGGCGCGCGGTTTCAGGGTGCAGAACATCTGGCCGCAGGATCTTCCCGACACCCCGTCGCTCTGGCGGGACTACCAGCCGACCGAACAGGCCCTGGCACTCAACCGGGAACGCATCACGGCACGCATGCCTGCCAAGGCGCGCTTCACGCCAGGGCTTGCCCCCCGCTGA
- the fliN gene encoding flagellar motor switch protein FliN, producing the protein MSEQNTVNPESGEIVQSADAPASSAVDPSVTGALPGVMARLGQGTEGGADIERILDIPVQLSVEIGRTRTTINNVLQLAPGSVVELDAQAGAPMDVLINGYLIAQGEVVVVNDRFGIRLTDIVTPAERMRRLNRG; encoded by the coding sequence ATGTCTGAACAGAATACCGTGAACCCGGAAAGCGGGGAGATCGTGCAATCGGCCGACGCCCCGGCGTCCTCTGCGGTCGATCCATCCGTGACGGGAGCACTGCCTGGCGTGATGGCAAGGCTGGGCCAGGGCACCGAGGGCGGTGCCGACATCGAGCGCATTCTGGACATTCCGGTTCAGCTGTCGGTGGAGATCGGACGAACCCGCACGACCATCAACAACGTGCTTCAGCTGGCGCCGGGTTCGGTGGTGGAGCTGGATGCTCAGGCCGGTGCACCGATGGACGTTCTGATCAACGGCTATCTGATTGCGCAGGGCGAGGTGGTGGTGGTCAACGACCGCTTCGGCATCCGCCTGACGGACATCGTGACGCCTGCCGAGCGCATGCGCCGCCTGAACCGCGGCTGA
- the fliQ gene encoding flagellar biosynthesis protein FliQ, whose translation MTPETVLTIGRQALETLMTTASPILLVILVTGLLISILQALTQINEATLSFVPKLVLSSLVLVLAGPWMLSNLTDFISRMILSIPAVINGQPGF comes from the coding sequence ATGACCCCCGAGACCGTACTGACCATTGGCCGCCAGGCCCTGGAAACGCTGATGACCACGGCGTCGCCGATCCTGCTGGTGATTCTGGTGACGGGCCTGCTGATCAGCATCCTGCAGGCGCTCACGCAGATCAACGAGGCCACGCTGTCCTTCGTTCCCAAGCTGGTTCTGTCGTCGCTGGTGCTGGTGCTGGCTGGCCCCTGGATGCTGTCCAATCTCACCGATTTCATCTCGCGGATGATCCTGTCGATTCCGGCGGTGATCAATGGGCAGCCCGGGTTCTAG